One stretch of Geoalkalibacter ferrihydriticus DSM 17813 DNA includes these proteins:
- the lptE gene encoding LptE family protein — protein sequence MRPLLSTVFLLLLLFAGGCGYHPLGSGNGLPEGVESIYIGVFDNRSLEPFLENQISRDVVEEFSRRKGLRVVEDPRAADARLEGEVITFHAGALSFGPEDRIGQYRATLTIAATLRRSDSGLVLWRGQLSWSEKYPVVSDKSEQEDNEQAAIRVISRRLAENLFVRLHDNF from the coding sequence GTGCGGCCTCTGCTCAGTACGGTATTCCTGCTGCTGTTATTGTTTGCAGGCGGCTGTGGTTATCACCCTTTGGGGAGCGGTAATGGCCTGCCCGAGGGCGTCGAGAGTATTTACATCGGAGTGTTCGACAATCGCTCCCTTGAACCTTTTCTTGAAAACCAGATCAGTCGCGATGTCGTTGAGGAGTTTTCCCGCCGCAAAGGATTGCGGGTCGTTGAGGATCCTCGCGCTGCCGATGCCCGTCTCGAAGGAGAGGTTATCACTTTTCATGCCGGAGCTTTGTCGTTCGGACCTGAAGACCGGATCGGCCAATACCGTGCTACCCTGACCATTGCGGCCACTCTGCGCCGATCCGACAGCGGGCTGGTGCTGTGGCGTGGACAGCTTAGTTGGTCGGAAAAATATCCAGTTGTTTCAGATAAAAGTGAGCAGGAAGACAATGAGCAGGCTGCGATTCGGGTCATCAGCCGGCGCCTAGCGGAAAATCTGTTCGTGCGCCTCCATGACAATTTCTGA
- the leuS gene encoding leucine--tRNA ligase, whose product MEERYNPGAIEAKWQSHWQQGKVFKVQEDLSLPKYYVLEMFPYPSGRIHMGHVRNYSIGDVVARFKRMQGFNVLHPMGWDAFGMPAENAAIQHGIHPAGWTRQNIDHMRSQLQKMGLAYDWEREFATCDVDYYKWEQLIFLDMLERGLAYKKNSSVNWCPKCKTVLANEQVEDGCCWRCDDVVTQKDLEQWFFKITDYAEELLDWTERLPGWPERVLTMQRNWIGRSTGCEIEFPVKGGDTRIRVFTTRPDTLCGATFMSLAPEHPLALSLTRAERRAEVDAFIEKVRRQDKNQRSGEDFEKEGVFTGSFCLNPLTGREMPIYLANFVLMEYGTGAVMAVPTHDQRDFEFARKYDLPLVVVIQPEGETLHPETMEQAWVGEGGLVNSGDFDGLPNEEGKEKIAESLEAQGLGKKTVNYRLRDWGVSRQRYWGTPIPIIYCDDCGAVPVPRSDLPVVLPTDVAFSGEGGTPLASSAAFLVVDCPRCGKPGRRETDTFDTFVESSWYFLRYACPRHETAPLNREAAEYWLPVDQYIGGIEHAVMHLLYARFFTKVLRDLGMIDLDEPFQNLLTQGMVCMETLSCPEHGWLYPEEVRDGTCSKCGRAASLGRNEKMSKSKKNVIDPDALISRYGADTARLFILFAAPPEKDLEWSDQAVEGCYRFLNRVWRAVHDNLDGIRSAEIPRSAEGAARDLRRITHRTIRKVTEDIDGRFSFNTAIAAIMELVNAIYTFADKDGSPGVLREALEAVVRLLAPFVPHLSEELWTQMGHEGGIEAQGWPSWDEAALAQDEITIVVQVNGKVRGKIEVPAAAGEDEIRRQALDSPNVSRFLEGATLRKVIVVPGRLVNVVAN is encoded by the coding sequence ATGGAAGAGCGCTACAATCCAGGCGCCATTGAGGCCAAATGGCAATCGCACTGGCAGCAGGGCAAGGTCTTCAAGGTTCAGGAGGATCTCAGTCTGCCCAAATATTACGTCCTGGAAATGTTTCCTTATCCCTCGGGGCGCATTCATATGGGGCATGTGCGCAATTACTCCATCGGTGACGTGGTGGCACGCTTCAAGCGCATGCAGGGCTTCAACGTGCTGCATCCCATGGGCTGGGACGCCTTCGGCATGCCCGCGGAGAATGCCGCCATCCAGCATGGCATCCATCCTGCCGGGTGGACGCGCCAGAACATCGACCACATGCGCAGCCAGCTTCAGAAAATGGGCTTGGCTTATGACTGGGAGCGTGAATTTGCGACCTGCGATGTCGATTACTACAAGTGGGAACAGCTGATTTTTCTCGACATGCTGGAGCGGGGGCTGGCCTACAAGAAAAACTCCTCGGTCAACTGGTGTCCCAAATGCAAGACCGTTCTGGCCAACGAGCAGGTCGAAGACGGCTGCTGCTGGCGTTGCGACGATGTTGTTACGCAAAAGGATCTGGAGCAGTGGTTTTTCAAGATCACCGATTACGCCGAAGAGTTGCTTGATTGGACCGAACGTCTGCCGGGTTGGCCCGAACGGGTACTGACCATGCAACGCAATTGGATTGGTCGCAGCACCGGGTGTGAAATTGAATTTCCCGTCAAAGGCGGCGATACGCGCATTCGAGTGTTTACGACTCGGCCCGACACCCTCTGTGGCGCCACTTTCATGAGTCTCGCACCGGAGCACCCCCTGGCGTTGTCGCTGACCCGTGCGGAGCGGCGCGCCGAGGTTGATGCATTTATCGAGAAGGTACGCCGGCAGGACAAAAACCAGCGTTCGGGCGAAGATTTTGAAAAAGAGGGTGTGTTTACCGGCTCTTTCTGCCTCAATCCCCTCACCGGGCGGGAAATGCCCATTTATCTGGCCAATTTTGTCCTCATGGAATACGGAACCGGCGCGGTCATGGCCGTACCGACTCATGATCAACGCGATTTTGAGTTCGCCCGCAAATACGATCTGCCCCTCGTGGTCGTTATTCAACCAGAGGGTGAAACGCTGCACCCCGAAACGATGGAGCAAGCCTGGGTCGGGGAGGGGGGGCTGGTCAATTCGGGTGATTTCGACGGCCTGCCCAACGAGGAGGGCAAAGAGAAAATCGCCGAGTCCCTCGAAGCGCAGGGTTTGGGCAAAAAAACCGTCAATTACCGCCTGCGGGATTGGGGCGTGTCGCGTCAGCGCTATTGGGGAACACCTATCCCCATTATTTACTGCGACGACTGCGGAGCCGTCCCGGTACCTCGCTCCGATCTGCCGGTGGTGCTGCCGACCGATGTCGCTTTCAGCGGCGAAGGGGGCACGCCCCTGGCAAGCAGCGCAGCTTTTCTCGTTGTTGATTGCCCCCGTTGCGGCAAACCCGGACGACGCGAAACGGATACCTTTGACACCTTTGTAGAAAGTTCCTGGTATTTTCTGCGCTACGCCTGCCCGCGGCATGAGACGGCCCCCCTCAACCGTGAGGCCGCCGAGTATTGGCTGCCCGTCGACCAATACATCGGCGGCATTGAACATGCGGTCATGCATCTGCTCTACGCGCGATTCTTCACGAAAGTGCTTCGTGATCTAGGCATGATCGATCTCGATGAGCCTTTTCAGAACCTGCTCACCCAAGGTATGGTCTGCATGGAGACCCTGTCCTGTCCCGAGCATGGTTGGCTCTACCCCGAAGAGGTTCGCGACGGGACCTGCAGCAAATGCGGCAGGGCCGCCAGTCTCGGGCGCAACGAAAAGATGAGCAAGTCGAAGAAAAACGTGATCGATCCCGATGCCCTCATTTCCCGCTACGGTGCCGATACCGCTCGTCTCTTCATCCTGTTTGCCGCACCGCCTGAAAAAGATCTTGAATGGAGCGACCAGGCGGTTGAGGGCTGTTATCGTTTTCTCAATCGGGTCTGGCGCGCGGTCCATGACAACCTGGACGGGATCCGCAGCGCTGAGATTCCTCGGAGTGCCGAGGGCGCGGCGCGCGATCTGCGTCGCATTACTCATCGCACCATTCGCAAGGTAACGGAAGATATTGACGGACGGTTCAGTTTCAACACCGCTATTGCCGCGATCATGGAGCTGGTCAATGCCATTTATACCTTTGCGGACAAGGACGGCTCGCCCGGGGTGCTGCGCGAAGCCCTCGAGGCCGTGGTGCGATTGCTCGCCCCCTTTGTTCCCCATCTCAGTGAAGAGCTCTGGACACAGATGGGTCATGAAGGCGGAATTGAGGCCCAGGGCTGGCCGAGTTGGGACGAAGCCGCTCTTGCGCAGGACGAAATCACCATCGTCGTGCAGGTCAACGGGAAGGTGCGGGGCAAAATAGAGGTTCCTGCCGCAGCCGGCGAGGATGAAATTCGCCGCCAGGCCTTGGACAGTCCCAATGTCAGTCGTTTTCTTGAGGGCGCCACCCTGCGCAAGGTCATTGTTGTTCCCGGCCGGCTGGTCAACGTGGTGGCAAACTAA
- a CDS encoding response regulator transcription factor, with translation MSKKKILIVEDEESLLKLESILLTSKGYEVRGVANGRAALEGLEEDMPDLVLLDIMLPEMDGFEVCRRIKQNPVTRHIPVIMLTAKKTREDMERGREVGADCYITKPFKSAMVIETIQRYLSR, from the coding sequence GTGTCCAAGAAAAAAATACTGATCGTGGAAGATGAAGAAAGCCTTTTGAAGTTGGAAAGCATCTTGCTGACGTCGAAGGGCTACGAGGTTCGGGGGGTCGCCAATGGCAGAGCAGCGCTTGAAGGTCTTGAAGAAGATATGCCCGATTTGGTTCTTCTAGACATTATGCTCCCTGAAATGGATGGTTTCGAGGTCTGTCGGCGCATCAAGCAGAATCCGGTGACCCGCCATATCCCGGTCATTATGCTCACCGCCAAAAAAACCCGCGAAGACATGGAGCGCGGCCGCGAAGTCGGCGCCGACTGCTACATCACCAAGCCTTTCAAGTCGGCGATGGTCATCGAAACCATTCAGAGGTATTTGTCCAGATGA
- a CDS encoding ExeA family protein: MYESFYGFRERPFSKTPDPRFLYLSRSHREALARLLFAVEERDLALLTGGIGCGKTTISRALMDQLDSSFKVILLINPRLTPLEFLRALARHLGVEEPSTFKTDLLEQIGEKLYLLYQQGVCPVLVIDEAQLVPHKETFDEIRLLTNFQLDDRNLLSVILMGQPELRRRLSHPVYEPLRQRIGMQYELQCLNRDETEHYLDFRLQTAGGQAGLFSPAAVDRIHELSQGVPRRINHAASLALIEGFGREARQLDGSILDAVADELRLFQ; this comes from the coding sequence ATGTATGAGAGCTTCTACGGATTTCGCGAAAGGCCCTTCAGCAAGACGCCGGACCCGCGCTTTCTGTATCTGAGCCGCTCACATCGAGAGGCTCTGGCCCGCCTCCTTTTTGCCGTCGAAGAGCGCGATCTGGCTCTCTTGACCGGTGGGATCGGCTGCGGCAAGACAACCATTTCACGGGCGCTGATGGATCAGCTCGATTCGTCGTTCAAAGTGATTTTGCTGATCAATCCTCGGCTCACCCCTCTGGAATTTTTGCGCGCCCTGGCGCGCCACCTCGGGGTTGAGGAACCCTCGACTTTCAAGACCGATTTGCTTGAGCAGATTGGAGAAAAACTCTATCTGCTGTACCAGCAAGGCGTTTGCCCGGTTCTGGTGATCGATGAGGCGCAATTGGTGCCGCACAAGGAGACCTTTGATGAAATCCGTCTGTTGACCAATTTTCAGCTTGATGACCGCAATCTGTTGAGCGTGATCCTCATGGGCCAGCCGGAATTGCGCCGAAGGTTGAGTCATCCGGTCTATGAACCCCTGCGGCAGCGTATCGGCATGCAGTATGAGTTGCAGTGTTTAAACCGCGACGAAACGGAACATTACCTTGATTTTCGTTTGCAGACGGCCGGTGGGCAAGCCGGGTTGTTTTCACCGGCGGCTGTCGATCGCATTCATGAGCTTTCTCAGGGAGTGCCGCGACGGATCAATCACGCCGCGTCTCTTGCGCTCATTGAGGGTTTCGGGCGGGAAGCCAGGCAACTCGACGGCAGTATCCTCGATGCGGTCGCGGATGAATTGCGCCTTTTTCAATAA
- a CDS encoding CheR family methyltransferase, whose amino-acid sequence MFNFTPDIPMTNEEFRLMRELIYQHCGLHFSEDNKYLLEKRLSKQVRLHKFKSFKDYYYLLRYSKTRDDELAQAIDLLTTNETYFFREESQLRTFVEEVIPEIKKRRESEGSRKLRIWSAGCSTGEEPYTLAMLLHRAGLHDWNIDIIGTDISQRVLQVARKGVYGPSSFRTTDSRYIQDYFEESEGKYRIVDEVRRMVNISHLNLFDNSRVSLLGHMDAIFCRNVIIYFDLEAKKKVVENFFQRLHPGGFLMLGHSESLINVSTRFALRHFTHDMVYQHPLKSGDQPGGGRL is encoded by the coding sequence ATGTTTAATTTTACCCCCGACATCCCAATGACCAACGAGGAGTTCCGCCTCATGCGGGAACTCATCTATCAGCATTGCGGACTGCATTTTTCGGAAGACAACAAATATCTTCTGGAGAAACGCCTGAGCAAACAGGTGCGTCTGCATAAATTTAAAAGCTTCAAGGATTACTATTATCTGCTGCGCTACAGCAAGACACGCGATGATGAGTTGGCCCAGGCCATCGATCTTCTAACCACCAACGAAACCTACTTCTTTCGTGAAGAAAGCCAGTTGCGCACGTTTGTCGAGGAAGTCATTCCCGAAATCAAGAAGCGCCGTGAAAGTGAAGGCAGCCGCAAACTGCGCATCTGGAGTGCCGGCTGCTCAACGGGTGAAGAGCCTTACACCCTGGCCATGTTGCTGCATCGCGCCGGTCTGCACGACTGGAACATCGATATCATCGGTACCGATATCAGCCAGCGGGTGTTGCAGGTTGCGCGCAAGGGTGTTTACGGGCCCTCGTCTTTCCGTACCACCGACAGCCGCTATATCCAAGATTATTTCGAAGAATCAGAAGGCAAGTATCGAATTGTCGACGAAGTTCGACGGATGGTGAATATCAGTCACCTTAATCTGTTCGACAATTCACGGGTTTCGCTGCTCGGTCATATGGATGCCATCTTCTGTCGCAACGTCATTATCTATTTTGATCTCGAAGCCAAGAAAAAAGTGGTGGAGAACTTTTTTCAGCGCCTGCACCCCGGTGGATTTCTGATGCTCGGGCATTCGGAATCGCTGATCAACGTCAGTACGCGTTTTGCGTTGCGGCACTTCACCCATGACATGGTTTATCAACATCCCCTCAAGAGCGGTGACCAGCCTGGTGGAGGACGCTTGTGA
- a CDS encoding HEAT repeat domain-containing protein, protein MNIEQIQDRLASPDEEDRIEAVRTARELDLSLPMAVLAEALGDASWRVRKEAVSCFLKGAHRRWTAADAIALLHSQDNAGLRNAAMDVLIGMGSSAVADLKAEMAHADQDVRKFILDIFGEIGDEVCIGTLVEALTDADINVRSSAVENLGKLKSQEAIPALLDAMDTPDFSWRFTILEALAQIGERIPLARLAPFRGDRLLRKPLYDCLGSIGDRDAAALLVEGLEDDMRKCREAAALALVTLADRFPEEVKQCLRLHQDDNLATSVAGLLASRDRSVQESAVRILGWIGNSAAAGRMLTLLGDEALGSRVFSALMEMGQEVVCDLVRQYLGEDSAMDVYLVYLAGEGQCRDLAGRLAAGLAAADAQMRLVTARTLTKIGGAEVIQHLLEALDDEVEEVRDAAAAGLAAIGRQAPRQVLEKVSPMVEAARASVRTCAVEILGQIGEPSCRSYLDMAFKDESPAVRQAAVRALAGCGGEDLTAGFKLALTDEDAEVRALAAENLGHVGGDEAVESLGLALTDDDIWVRANAVRSLSRIGGERAYNLVEQLVHDPVGLVAIAALEALAEFDPRRARSALLAALDHDDEEVVKTALQGLGQLPKGGWVDEVAIKMIDHPQWDVRLALVSLLASVENDAIRPLLETRLIIEGDDLVRQAIENLLACRTQQGE, encoded by the coding sequence GTGAACATTGAGCAGATACAGGATCGATTGGCTTCCCCTGATGAGGAAGATCGCATCGAAGCGGTGCGCACCGCTCGGGAGCTTGATCTTTCTCTGCCTATGGCAGTTCTGGCCGAAGCTTTGGGAGATGCCAGTTGGCGGGTGCGTAAAGAGGCGGTCAGCTGCTTTTTGAAAGGCGCGCATCGCCGCTGGACTGCTGCTGATGCCATTGCTCTGCTGCACTCCCAAGACAATGCGGGTTTGCGCAATGCGGCCATGGACGTGCTGATCGGCATGGGTTCTTCGGCGGTTGCCGATCTTAAAGCGGAAATGGCGCATGCCGATCAGGATGTGCGCAAATTTATTTTGGATATCTTCGGTGAGATCGGCGATGAGGTTTGTATCGGCACGCTGGTGGAGGCTTTGACCGACGCAGATATAAACGTGCGTTCATCCGCGGTGGAAAACCTCGGAAAACTTAAATCCCAGGAGGCAATTCCGGCTTTGCTTGACGCCATGGATACCCCCGACTTCAGTTGGCGGTTCACCATACTTGAGGCTTTGGCGCAAATCGGCGAACGCATTCCCCTGGCAAGGCTCGCTCCTTTTCGCGGGGATCGCTTGTTGCGCAAGCCTTTGTATGATTGTCTCGGCAGTATTGGCGACCGCGACGCCGCGGCTTTGCTGGTTGAGGGTCTTGAAGACGACATGCGCAAATGTCGGGAAGCTGCTGCTCTGGCGTTGGTTACACTGGCGGATCGGTTTCCCGAAGAGGTTAAACAGTGCCTGCGCCTTCACCAGGATGACAATCTGGCCACCTCGGTGGCGGGTTTGCTTGCAAGCCGCGACCGCAGCGTTCAGGAATCTGCCGTTCGCATTCTCGGCTGGATCGGCAATAGCGCAGCCGCCGGTCGCATGCTCACTCTGCTCGGCGATGAAGCACTTGGCTCTCGCGTTTTTAGCGCCCTCATGGAAATGGGGCAGGAGGTGGTCTGCGACCTGGTCCGGCAGTATCTCGGTGAGGATTCGGCCATGGATGTTTATCTGGTGTATCTGGCCGGCGAAGGACAATGCCGTGACTTGGCGGGGCGCCTTGCTGCCGGATTGGCGGCGGCCGATGCCCAGATGCGCCTGGTAACCGCACGAACACTGACGAAAATTGGCGGCGCCGAGGTGATCCAACATTTGCTTGAAGCCCTTGACGATGAGGTGGAAGAGGTGCGCGATGCGGCCGCCGCGGGCCTTGCCGCCATTGGCCGCCAAGCGCCGCGTCAGGTTCTGGAAAAGGTTTCGCCCATGGTTGAAGCTGCTCGCGCCTCCGTGCGGACCTGCGCAGTGGAAATTCTCGGGCAGATCGGCGAGCCGAGCTGCCGATCTTATTTGGATATGGCTTTTAAGGACGAGTCGCCCGCCGTGCGCCAGGCCGCGGTGCGCGCTTTGGCTGGATGCGGCGGCGAAGATTTGACGGCCGGATTTAAATTGGCCCTAACCGATGAGGACGCCGAAGTGCGGGCGCTGGCAGCGGAAAATCTTGGGCATGTGGGAGGGGATGAGGCCGTTGAATCCCTTGGTCTGGCGCTGACGGATGATGACATCTGGGTGCGCGCCAATGCCGTGCGCTCCTTGAGTCGAATCGGCGGTGAGCGCGCCTACAACCTGGTTGAGCAGTTGGTGCATGACCCGGTTGGTCTGGTGGCGATTGCCGCCCTGGAAGCGTTGGCCGAGTTTGATCCCAGGCGCGCGCGTTCAGCCCTTTTGGCCGCCCTTGACCATGACGATGAAGAAGTGGTTAAAACGGCGCTGCAGGGATTGGGGCAGCTGCCGAAAGGCGGCTGGGTTGACGAGGTGGCGATCAAGATGATCGATCATCCCCAATGGGACGTGCGCTTGGCGCTGGTCAGCCTGCTGGCATCCGTGGAAAATGACGCAATTCGCCCTCTTCTGGAAACGCGGCTGATTATAGAAGGCGATGATCTCGTTCGGCAGGCGATCGAAAATCTTCTGGCTTGTCGCACACAGCAGGGGGAATGA
- the infA gene encoding translation initiation factor IF-1 → MAKEEAIEVEGKVIEPLPNAMFKVELDNGHVILAHISGKMRKYYIRILPGDRVTVELSPYDLTRGRITYREK, encoded by the coding sequence TTGGCTAAGGAAGAAGCCATTGAAGTCGAGGGCAAGGTGATCGAACCTTTGCCGAATGCCATGTTCAAGGTCGAACTTGACAACGGCCATGTAATTCTTGCTCACATTTCGGGGAAAATGCGAAAATACTACATCCGCATTCTTCCCGGCGACCGGGTGACGGTTGAGCTGTCTCCCTATGATCTGACCCGGGGCCGCATCACCTATCGGGAAAAATAA
- a CDS encoding protein-glutamate methylesterase/protein-glutamine glutaminase — translation MAPIRILVVDDSAYNRRTITRILEEIPGVVVVGYAVNGEEGLRKASDLRPDLITLDLEMPRIDGFTFLRIIMQKQPTPVIVVSSRAGDENVFKALELGAVEFVPKPTARSDSQLFDIRDDLVRKVLYCARTDMRKIVQRNANSPRTQSRPRIFSRAAGEVQPSSRNRLVLIGASTGGPPAIQNILAGIKGDCPLMFAVCQHMPAGFTRAFAERLNKFCELEVFEARSGDSLAPGRVLVAPGGKNLKFYRRAGEILAQVVDPEPGQLYLPSVDVMFSSAIEVAPVPVVAVVLTGMGNDGAQGVRRVKSAGGQVIAESEESCVVFGMPKEAIATGDVDRILPLADIGPEILRRGQAVPPYL, via the coding sequence TTGGCTCCTATCCGCATCCTGGTGGTCGATGACTCGGCTTACAACCGGCGCACCATTACCCGGATTCTTGAAGAAATCCCCGGAGTGGTGGTTGTCGGCTATGCCGTCAACGGCGAGGAGGGGCTGCGCAAGGCTTCCGATCTGCGGCCTGATCTCATCACCCTGGATCTTGAGATGCCGCGTATCGACGGTTTCACCTTTCTGCGGATTATCATGCAGAAGCAGCCGACACCGGTCATTGTCGTTTCATCGCGAGCTGGTGACGAGAATGTTTTCAAGGCGCTGGAGCTTGGTGCGGTCGAATTTGTCCCTAAACCCACGGCGCGCAGCGACAGCCAATTGTTTGATATTCGAGACGACCTGGTGCGGAAGGTTCTTTACTGTGCCCGCACCGACATGCGAAAAATCGTGCAACGTAACGCCAACTCCCCGCGTACCCAGAGCAGACCGCGGATTTTCTCCAGAGCCGCTGGGGAGGTTCAGCCGTCCAGCCGGAATCGCCTGGTCTTGATAGGGGCGTCCACCGGTGGTCCGCCGGCGATCCAGAATATCCTGGCCGGCATCAAAGGCGATTGTCCTTTGATGTTCGCCGTCTGTCAGCACATGCCGGCAGGGTTCACCCGGGCGTTTGCCGAGCGTCTCAACAAGTTCTGCGAGTTGGAAGTTTTTGAGGCTCGTTCGGGCGACAGTCTTGCGCCGGGGCGTGTGCTGGTTGCGCCAGGCGGAAAGAATCTCAAGTTCTATCGACGCGCCGGAGAAATTTTAGCTCAGGTGGTTGACCCCGAACCGGGGCAGCTTTATCTTCCATCAGTCGATGTTATGTTTTCTTCGGCAATAGAGGTCGCTCCAGTTCCTGTTGTCGCGGTCGTTCTCACCGGAATGGGCAACGACGGCGCCCAGGGCGTGCGCAGGGTCAAATCCGCTGGTGGGCAGGTTATCGCTGAATCAGAGGAATCCTGTGTCGTTTTCGGCATGCCGAAAGAAGCAATCGCGACGGGGGATGTGGATCGCATCCTGCCGTTGGCAGATATCGGACCCGAGATTTTGCGCCGCGGTCAGGCCGTACCTCCATACCTCTGA
- a CDS encoding chemotaxis protein CheW — translation MIDLADIRKKAREQKDLPPQAAVAPEDKQGSEASQNSVQGVPARAVSVPEGTADGSPKVNDSLDRLFSSQNSLQLASEEIYFQGLTGNIEQNDEKRLEWLTFSLGSEDYALDISAVAEIIKPREITEIPRVPDFVLGIISLRGVIVPIFDLKRRLQLGAGEQTPTSRIIVCQKDEATAGFLVDGINQVVRIAERNVEPPPSLLPDIDVDLVNGVGRHQGSFLILLNLDGIFNAGVTIRQ, via the coding sequence ATGATTGATCTCGCCGACATTCGAAAAAAAGCCCGGGAGCAAAAAGACCTTCCCCCGCAAGCGGCGGTCGCTCCTGAGGATAAGCAAGGCTCTGAAGCTTCGCAGAATTCCGTCCAGGGGGTACCGGCCAGGGCTGTGAGCGTCCCGGAGGGAACAGCTGACGGATCGCCGAAGGTGAATGATTCTCTCGATCGGTTGTTTTCGTCGCAAAACAGTCTGCAACTGGCCAGCGAAGAGATATACTTTCAAGGACTGACGGGCAACATCGAGCAGAACGACGAAAAACGCCTGGAATGGCTGACATTTTCTCTAGGCAGTGAAGACTATGCGCTGGACATCAGTGCCGTTGCCGAGATCATTAAGCCCCGAGAAATTACGGAAATTCCTCGGGTTCCGGATTTTGTGCTGGGCATTATCAGCTTGCGCGGGGTTATCGTCCCCATTTTCGATCTCAAGCGCAGGCTGCAGCTCGGTGCTGGTGAGCAGACCCCAACTTCACGCATTATCGTCTGCCAGAAGGATGAGGCAACCGCGGGCTTTCTGGTTGACGGCATAAACCAGGTGGTTCGTATTGCCGAACGCAACGTCGAGCCACCCCCATCCCTGCTTCCGGATATCGACGTCGATCTGGTTAATGGTGTCGGCCGTCATCAGGGCAGTTTTCTGATATTGCTCAATCTTGACGGCATATTCAATGCTGGCGTGACTATCAGGCAGTGA
- a CDS encoding chemotaxis protein CheW, giving the protein MTSMLIDARKAVKENNTERREVQLACFRLGDELYALDIMKIREIIKPQKLTPVPKAPAFIEGVINLRGAVIPIVDLRRRFELPVGVLQNKARVIICSVAGKIIGLLVDEVTEVRNFTREEVQPAPQFMQERETDFILGVCRLRSSLVIILDLEKILSHQEVIKIETLRMD; this is encoded by the coding sequence ATGACATCAATGCTTATTGATGCCAGAAAGGCGGTCAAGGAAAACAACACGGAGCGCCGTGAAGTTCAACTGGCATGCTTTCGTCTGGGGGATGAGCTTTACGCCCTCGACATCATGAAAATTCGTGAAATCATCAAGCCGCAGAAACTGACACCCGTCCCTAAGGCGCCGGCGTTTATCGAAGGCGTCATCAATTTGCGCGGGGCGGTGATTCCCATTGTCGATTTGCGTCGGCGTTTCGAGCTGCCGGTTGGAGTTTTGCAAAACAAAGCCCGCGTCATCATCTGTTCGGTTGCCGGGAAAATTATTGGGTTGCTGGTCGATGAAGTCACGGAGGTGCGCAATTTTACTCGCGAGGAAGTTCAACCCGCTCCTCAGTTCATGCAAGAACGCGAAACCGATTTCATTCTTGGCGTCTGTCGATTAAGGAGCTCTCTGGTCATCATCCTTGATTTGGAAAAAATTCTATCCCACCAAGAAGTAATCAAAATCGAGACACTCCGGATGGATTGA
- the holA gene encoding DNA polymerase III subunit delta — MKPSEFQRVLESAQVPNLLFLHGEETFLLERAYHEVVEKVLDVQGRDFNFEVFTGRETSPETILDACRTLPVFAARRLVVVKDAHLLTAVDLARFLPYLKDPVPETVLLFMGRGIDGRLSFFRDFKKKGTLVEFRRLYDNQVPTFIKEQVRINGKSFTEDALALFCRRMGSDLGEIQAELNKLCTYVDERTLIDVEDVRQIISDTRAESVFDLINAIGRRRPAEALRLLGRMLDDGEPPLRILTMVVRHFRQLWQAAELLKLGAERGEMARRMRINPYFLDGLLTQSKRFNATEYRKAFTVCLQADLALKSSGGDPGALMEQLVLALIQEGERQ, encoded by the coding sequence GTGAAGCCTTCTGAGTTCCAACGCGTGCTTGAAAGCGCTCAGGTGCCGAACCTTTTGTTTCTCCACGGTGAGGAGACGTTTCTTCTGGAGCGTGCTTACCACGAGGTGGTGGAGAAAGTTCTTGACGTGCAGGGGCGGGATTTCAACTTTGAGGTTTTCACCGGTCGCGAAACTTCACCTGAAACCATCCTGGACGCCTGCCGTACCCTGCCGGTTTTTGCCGCGCGTCGACTGGTCGTGGTCAAGGATGCTCATCTCCTGACGGCTGTCGACCTAGCGCGCTTTCTTCCCTATCTCAAGGATCCGGTACCGGAAACGGTGCTGCTTTTTATGGGCCGCGGCATTGACGGGCGCCTGTCTTTTTTTCGCGATTTCAAAAAAAAGGGAACCCTGGTTGAGTTTCGGCGCCTCTATGATAATCAGGTGCCGACGTTCATCAAGGAGCAGGTGCGAATAAACGGCAAGAGCTTTACCGAGGATGCCCTGGCATTGTTCTGCCGGCGCATGGGCAGCGATCTGGGTGAGATTCAGGCAGAGTTGAACAAGCTCTGCACCTATGTGGACGAGAGAACTCTGATCGATGTCGAGGATGTGCGGCAGATCATCAGCGATACTCGCGCCGAAAGTGTTTTTGACCTGATCAATGCCATCGGGAGACGTCGTCCCGCCGAAGCTTTGCGTTTGCTGGGTCGGATGCTTGACGATGGCGAGCCGCCTTTGCGGATCTTGACGATGGTGGTCCGGCACTTTCGCCAACTATGGCAGGCCGCCGAACTGCTCAAACTGGGTGCCGAGCGTGGGGAAATGGCGCGACGCATGCGCATCAATCCCTATTTTCTGGATGGATTACTTACCCAGTCCAAACGCTTCAACGCAACGGAATATCGCAAGGCCTTTACCGTCTGTCTGCAGGCCGATCTCGCACTCAAATCGAGTGGTGGCGATCCTGGAGCCTTGATGGAACAGTTGGTTCTTGCGCTGATACAGGAGGGGGAACGACAATAA